A genomic window from Candidatus Krumholzibacteriia bacterium includes:
- the rpmH gene encoding 50S ribosomal protein L34 — protein MKRTYQPHNTRRKRRHGFRSRMATKGGRLVLKRRRAHGRSKLTV, from the coding sequence ATGAAGCGGACTTACCAGCCGCACAACACGCGGCGGAAGCGTCGGCATGGATTCAGGAGCCGGATGGCCACCAAAGGCGGGCGCTTGGTCCTGAAACGGCGCCGAGCACATGGGCGTAGCAAGCTCACGGTCTGA
- the recF gene encoding DNA replication and repair protein RecF (All proteins in this family for which functions are known are DNA-binding proteins that assist the filamentation of RecA onto DNA for the initiation of recombination or recombinational repair.), translated as MRTVQWRNLEDREHQFSEGVNVLVGGNGQGKTNVIEAVHYLALGRSHRGARDDEILRFGGEHFFVRGDGEGDAGDVFSIEAGFTPPRAKRLKVAGQAVTRLTDLAGVLACVSFGPEDAELARGAPQQRRRYVDYALAETSRTSLNALAEYRRVLQQRGAWLRAARRRPPLAGEPDLRVWDEELVRTGAEVVRRRAEALVDLAPRVEECHRRLGGGEALCLRYAVHATGRRFQVGEELLEFLAAGGLEAAFAARLRERRAAELAQRVNLVGPHRDDVEIEVGARDLRRFGSQGQCRTAAVAMKMAQADFIRAQRRDRPVVLLDDVFAELDEERAGCLWEVVCREHQTFLAVPRRSDLRFGDGDAVFRVEAGRLLREK; from the coding sequence TTGCGCACAGTCCAGTGGCGGAACCTCGAGGACAGGGAGCACCAGTTTTCCGAGGGTGTGAACGTCCTCGTCGGGGGTAACGGTCAGGGGAAGACGAACGTCATCGAGGCCGTGCACTACCTCGCCCTCGGACGCTCGCACCGAGGGGCGAGAGACGATGAGATCCTTCGCTTTGGCGGCGAGCATTTTTTCGTGCGCGGGGATGGGGAAGGGGACGCCGGGGACGTCTTCAGCATCGAGGCCGGCTTCACACCGCCCAGAGCCAAGCGGCTCAAGGTTGCCGGGCAAGCGGTGACACGGCTCACCGATCTCGCCGGTGTCCTGGCCTGCGTCTCCTTCGGTCCCGAGGACGCGGAGCTGGCCCGGGGCGCGCCGCAGCAGCGGCGGCGCTACGTCGATTACGCGCTGGCGGAGACCAGCCGCACCAGCCTGAACGCACTCGCCGAGTACCGGCGGGTGCTGCAGCAGCGTGGTGCGTGGCTCCGCGCCGCGCGGCGGCGTCCTCCCCTGGCGGGGGAACCGGACTTGCGCGTCTGGGACGAGGAGCTGGTACGGACGGGCGCGGAGGTGGTGCGCCGGCGCGCCGAGGCGCTGGTGGATCTCGCGCCCCGAGTGGAGGAATGCCACCGCCGTCTCGGCGGCGGCGAGGCGCTGTGTTTGCGCTACGCGGTGCATGCCACCGGGCGGCGCTTCCAGGTGGGGGAGGAGCTGCTGGAGTTCCTGGCGGCAGGCGGCTTGGAGGCGGCGTTCGCAGCGCGCTTGCGCGAGCGGCGGGCCGCCGAGCTCGCTCAGCGCGTCAACCTGGTGGGGCCGCACCGCGACGATGTGGAGATCGAGGTCGGGGCGCGGGATCTGCGGCGCTTCGGCTCTCAGGGCCAATGCCGGACCGCGGCGGTGGCGATGAAGATGGCGCAGGCGGACTTCATCCGCGCGCAGCGCCGGGACCGGCCGGTGGTGCTCCTGGACGATGTCTTCGCCGAGCTCGACGAGGAGCGCGCCGGCTGTCTCTGGGAGGTGGTGTGCCGCGAACACCAGACCTTCCTGGCGGTGCCGCGGCGGAGCGACCTGCGCTTCGGCGATGGGGACGCGGTGTTTCGGGTTGAGGCCGGGCGCCTTTTGCGGGAGAAGTGA
- a CDS encoding DUF721 domain-containing protein, which yields MGRRRQPGKLEPVGPVVGALLQGLGLEKRLQEYEAVHVWEDVVGAAVAAHARATAIQEGVLFVEVDSSVWLQELGLLRESIVERLNARLGAVWVRRIVLSAERTPSERALPGPEEG from the coding sequence GTGGGCAGACGGCGCCAGCCGGGCAAGCTCGAACCGGTGGGACCGGTGGTGGGCGCGCTCTTGCAGGGGCTCGGGCTGGAGAAGCGCCTGCAGGAGTACGAGGCCGTGCACGTCTGGGAGGACGTGGTAGGCGCGGCGGTCGCGGCGCACGCCCGCGCCACGGCGATCCAGGAGGGTGTCCTCTTCGTCGAGGTGGACTCGAGCGTGTGGTTGCAGGAGCTGGGGCTCCTGCGCGAGAGCATCGTGGAGCGCCTCAACGCGCGTCTCGGCGCCGTGTGGGTGCGCCGCATCGTGCTGAGCGCGGAGCGCACGCCATCGGAGCGGGCGCTGCCGGGGCCAGAGGAAGGGTGA
- the gyrB gene encoding DNA topoisomerase (ATP-hydrolyzing) subunit B, which yields MSAEYTAQGIQVLKGLEAVRKRPAMYIGGTGTNGLHHLVYEVVDNAVDEALAGFCDNIEVTLQEDGSVTVTDNGRGIPVDMHQEQKKPALEVVMTMLHAGGKFDKKSYKISGGLHGVGVSVVNALSEWLEAEVHRDGAVWMQRYARGTATSAVERRGETERTGTTVRFMPDPEIFESTEFSFDTLSQRLRELAFLNNGVRIYIEDKRTRKKHEFRYEGGIVEFVKHLSLNKTPLHPEPIYVRERRDGTEVEIAMQYNEGYNENIFAFANNINTTEGGTHLVGFKAALTRAINGYAQKNSLLKSDKTQITGEDVREGLTAVLSVKLPEPQFEGQTKTKLGNSELKGLVESILASGLNDFLEENPPVARRVVEKTLAAARSREAARKARELARRKSALDSHSLPGKLADCQSRIPGECEIFLVEGDSAGGTAKMGRDRVFQAILPLKGKILNVEKARLDRMLSNDEIRNIITALGTGIGQDEFDAAKLRYDKIVILADADVDGAHIRTLILTFFFRHMKPLVETGHLYIAQPPLYRLKKGKTIHYAFSDEERDRHLTDFGQGGKGVYVQRYKGLGEMNADQLWETTMDPGVRVIRQVTLEDAVEADEIFTVLMGEEVEPRRRWIEDNAHEVANLDV from the coding sequence ATGTCGGCGGAGTACACAGCGCAAGGCATCCAGGTCCTGAAGGGGCTCGAGGCGGTCCGCAAGCGCCCGGCCATGTACATCGGCGGGACGGGAACGAACGGCTTGCACCACCTCGTGTACGAGGTGGTGGACAACGCCGTCGACGAGGCCCTGGCTGGATTCTGCGACAACATCGAGGTGACGTTGCAGGAAGACGGCAGCGTCACGGTGACCGACAACGGCCGCGGCATCCCGGTGGACATGCACCAGGAGCAGAAGAAACCCGCCCTCGAAGTCGTCATGACCATGCTGCATGCAGGCGGCAAGTTCGACAAGAAGAGCTACAAGATCTCCGGTGGACTGCACGGCGTCGGCGTCTCCGTGGTCAACGCGCTCTCCGAGTGGCTCGAAGCCGAGGTGCACCGCGATGGCGCGGTCTGGATGCAGCGCTACGCGCGGGGCACGGCGACGAGCGCAGTGGAGCGGCGGGGGGAGACCGAGCGCACCGGCACGACGGTGCGGTTCATGCCCGACCCTGAGATCTTCGAGAGCACCGAGTTCAGTTTCGACACACTCTCCCAACGACTGCGTGAGCTCGCCTTCCTCAACAACGGTGTGCGCATTTACATCGAGGACAAGCGCACGCGGAAGAAACACGAGTTCCGCTACGAAGGCGGCATCGTCGAGTTCGTCAAGCACTTGAGCCTGAACAAGACACCGTTGCACCCGGAGCCCATCTACGTGCGGGAGCGACGGGACGGCACGGAAGTCGAGATCGCGATGCAGTACAACGAAGGCTACAACGAGAACATCTTCGCCTTCGCCAACAACATCAACACCACCGAAGGCGGCACGCACCTGGTCGGCTTCAAGGCGGCGCTGACGCGGGCCATCAACGGCTACGCCCAGAAGAACAGCCTGCTGAAGAGCGACAAGACCCAGATCACCGGCGAGGATGTGCGCGAAGGCCTGACGGCGGTGCTCAGCGTCAAGCTGCCGGAGCCGCAATTCGAGGGCCAGACGAAGACGAAGCTGGGGAACAGCGAGCTCAAGGGCCTGGTGGAATCCATCCTCGCTTCCGGCCTGAACGATTTCTTGGAGGAGAACCCTCCGGTGGCGCGCCGGGTGGTGGAGAAGACCTTGGCGGCGGCGCGTTCGCGCGAGGCGGCGCGCAAGGCCCGCGAGCTGGCCCGGCGCAAATCCGCTCTCGACAGCCACTCTCTCCCGGGCAAGCTGGCGGACTGCCAGAGCCGTATTCCGGGGGAGTGCGAGATCTTCCTGGTGGAGGGCGACTCCGCCGGCGGCACGGCGAAGATGGGGCGCGACCGCGTCTTCCAGGCCATCCTGCCGTTGAAGGGCAAGATCCTCAATGTCGAGAAAGCGCGGCTCGACCGGATGCTGTCCAACGACGAGATCCGCAACATCATCACCGCCCTCGGCACGGGCATCGGCCAGGACGAGTTCGATGCCGCCAAGCTGCGCTACGACAAGATCGTCATCCTCGCCGATGCGGACGTGGACGGCGCGCACATCCGCACGCTGATCCTGACCTTCTTCTTCCGCCACATGAAACCCCTCGTCGAAACGGGCCATCTCTACATCGCCCAGCCGCCGCTGTACCGCCTCAAGAAGGGCAAAACCATCCACTACGCCTTTAGCGACGAGGAACGGGACCGGCATCTGACGGACTTCGGCCAAGGCGGGAAGGGCGTGTACGTCCAGCGTTACAAGGGGCTCGGGGAGATGAACGCCGACCAGCTGTGGGAGACGACGATGGACCCAGGCGTCCGGGTCATCCGCCAGGTGACGCTGGAGGACGCCGTGGAGGCCGACGAGATCTTCACCGTGCTCATGGGCGAAGAGGTGGAGCCGCGCCGGCGGTGGATCGAGGACAACGCCCACGAAGTGGCCAATCTCGACGTGTGA
- the jag gene encoding RNA-binding cell elongation regulator Jag/EloR: MQQRVEVTGASVDEALEKALAALGARRAEVSCEILDRGSKSFLGLFKGRPARLQVERLVHRHVDLREIVVDLLQSMDFDVSVESRVVEGVTEITIRTQGQDGLLIGRRGQTLVALQHLLGRLASREFGQDVQFVVDVGDYRKRREAQLVEKAQVLAEKVRVTGREINLEPLHAPDRRLVHMAVAKVSGVRTYTVGHGLHRNVVIAPAGRGVPALGEAEADSPSSRSGDTEERSAAGGCAA; encoded by the coding sequence ATGCAGCAACGAGTCGAGGTGACGGGGGCCAGCGTGGACGAGGCGCTGGAGAAAGCTCTGGCCGCGTTGGGGGCAAGGCGCGCTGAGGTCAGCTGCGAAATCCTCGACCGCGGCAGCAAGAGCTTCCTCGGTCTCTTCAAGGGGCGTCCGGCGCGACTGCAGGTCGAGCGCCTGGTGCACCGGCACGTCGATCTCCGCGAGATCGTCGTGGACCTGCTGCAGTCCATGGACTTCGATGTCAGCGTGGAAAGCCGGGTCGTGGAAGGGGTGACGGAGATCACCATCCGTACCCAGGGCCAGGACGGTCTGCTCATCGGTCGGCGCGGTCAGACCCTGGTGGCGCTGCAGCATCTGCTCGGGAGGCTGGCGTCCCGCGAGTTCGGCCAGGACGTGCAGTTCGTCGTCGACGTGGGCGACTACCGCAAGCGCCGCGAGGCACAACTCGTCGAGAAAGCGCAGGTCCTGGCGGAGAAGGTGCGGGTCACGGGCCGGGAGATCAACCTCGAGCCGTTGCATGCGCCGGACCGACGCCTGGTGCACATGGCGGTGGCGAAAGTTTCGGGCGTGCGCACCTACACGGTGGGGCACGGCTTGCACCGCAATGTCGTCATCGCCCCGGCGGGCCGCGGCGTTCCGGCGCTGGGCGAGGCGGAGGCGGACAGCCCCTCTTCCAGGAGCGGCGACACGGAAGAGCGCAGTGCCGCAGGCGGCTGCGCCGCTTGA
- the dnaA gene encoding chromosomal replication initiator protein DnaA, translating to MPRTEDDPSLQGRPNSTLWGRILDRVRAKVNPQSFSTWFEPTRLVEVHEGELVVEGPNQFFVDWLAEHHLERIEEAALQILGKRPRVTLRIASGPHGPQRIARAPERAETKPARTPEKQALAHGLDTRYAFADFVIGANCQLSCAACLAVAEKPGRTYNPLFIYGGVGLGKTHLLQAIGNFVVEEHGLRVHYTSSETFMNELILAIRQGRTLEFKNRYRSVDVLLIDDIQFLSGKAGTQEEFFHTFNHLFSAKKQIVIASDRPPKEIDSLEERLQSRFECGLITDLAPPDFETRVAILRKKVEAQGAEVADDVLHHIARGVTSNIRELEGSLVRLLAFASLTGQPMTVHMAEEALRGFLRPQRREVRIATIQKVVANEFGVTVEALKSKSRAQRVAFPRQTAVYLTRELTGIPLVEIGKRFGGRDHTTILHAYGKIARLARQDSSLQERLEKMRRLLLFS from the coding sequence GTGCCCAGGACAGAGGATGATCCCTCTCTGCAGGGACGACCGAATTCGACCCTGTGGGGGCGGATCCTCGATCGGGTGCGTGCGAAGGTGAATCCGCAGAGCTTCTCCACCTGGTTCGAGCCCACGCGCCTCGTGGAGGTCCACGAGGGTGAACTCGTCGTCGAGGGCCCGAACCAGTTCTTCGTCGATTGGCTAGCGGAACATCACCTGGAGAGGATCGAGGAAGCGGCCCTGCAGATTCTCGGGAAGCGCCCTCGGGTGACCCTCCGGATCGCCTCGGGTCCCCATGGACCCCAGCGCATCGCCCGCGCACCCGAACGGGCGGAAACGAAGCCGGCCAGGACCCCGGAGAAGCAGGCCCTGGCCCATGGCCTCGACACCCGCTACGCCTTCGCCGACTTCGTCATCGGGGCCAACTGCCAGCTCAGCTGTGCTGCCTGCCTGGCGGTGGCCGAGAAACCTGGGCGCACCTACAACCCGCTCTTCATCTATGGCGGTGTCGGCCTCGGCAAGACGCATCTCCTGCAGGCCATCGGCAACTTCGTGGTGGAGGAACACGGCCTGCGCGTCCACTACACCTCCTCCGAGACCTTCATGAACGAGCTCATCCTGGCCATCCGGCAAGGCCGGACGCTGGAGTTCAAGAACCGTTATCGCTCGGTGGATGTCCTGCTCATCGACGACATCCAGTTCCTCTCGGGCAAGGCTGGGACGCAGGAGGAGTTCTTCCATACCTTCAACCACCTGTTCTCGGCGAAGAAGCAGATCGTCATCGCCAGCGACCGGCCACCGAAGGAGATCGACTCTCTCGAGGAACGCCTGCAGTCACGCTTCGAGTGCGGGCTGATCACCGACCTGGCGCCGCCGGACTTCGAGACCCGCGTGGCGATCCTGCGCAAGAAGGTGGAGGCCCAGGGCGCCGAGGTGGCCGACGACGTCCTGCACCACATCGCTCGCGGGGTGACGAGCAACATCCGCGAGCTCGAAGGTTCGCTGGTGCGCTTGCTCGCCTTCGCCAGCCTGACCGGGCAGCCCATGACCGTGCACATGGCCGAGGAGGCTTTGCGGGGCTTCTTGCGCCCGCAGCGGCGCGAGGTACGGATCGCGACGATCCAGAAGGTCGTCGCCAACGAGTTCGGCGTCACCGTGGAGGCGCTCAAATCGAAAAGCCGGGCGCAACGCGTGGCCTTCCCGCGGCAGACCGCGGTCTATTTGACCCGTGAACTCACCGGGATTCCTCTTGTCGAAATCGGCAAGAGGTTTGGCGGACGAGACCATACGACGATTCTCCACGCCTATGGGAAGATCGCGCGGCTCGCCCGTCAGGACTCATCTCTCCAAGAACGCTTGGAGAAGATGAGGCGACTGTTGCTGTTTTCGTGA
- the yidC gene encoding membrane protein insertase YidC produces MDRRTKLAFLLIALVLGTNLVFMERMGPKRRPVPTEASGGGDAGSAAPPVAPPTSVVGSEPSAGSVAQGTVAPGTGTALSAAAIFTPAAATDPEILVRTPVYEVRLATAGGVITGLRLQQFDLANDGKVDLIPAALAGPGRSALGLRLDTPSGPIDLTRSRFEVTTPLPTTGVFEVAAGGAPLRLTLRCAALDGGAILEHWSFDPAKYDIGFELELERGPGIPEVSSYTLQWTSGLASTEVNHKDDWASFKVTARVDDQVHKHGLAGMFGGGGGEKVTSYTGRVDWVGAQTKYFTVALLPQTQEGGTLTLRTDARAHWHGFELTNPVAWKKGPREIYTLYAGPIDVDLLSDHGRSLESIVDLGWTWVRPISKLILGGMNFVHKFVPNYGVVILMLSTLTQLLFWPLTEKSFKSMRKMQNLQPVVQEMKRRYKDDPQEMNRQMMALWRQEGVNPMGGCMPMLVQMPVLFALYSALRSAVDLRGAPFLLWIDNLAAPDVLFHLPFPIPGLGREVCLLPLLMGAAMVWRSAISPTMPGATGAAAQQQVIMKWAMPVVMIFIFYKMPSGLVLYWLVNSLLGVWQQTSINRKFAPAVTAVAPAASATQGGKEHAATSRGDGGQRGRGAGESSGRVGGKAR; encoded by the coding sequence ATGGATCGACGAACGAAGCTGGCCTTTCTCCTCATCGCCCTCGTCCTGGGAACGAACCTCGTTTTCATGGAGCGCATGGGACCGAAGCGCCGGCCCGTCCCCACCGAAGCCTCCGGCGGCGGTGACGCAGGCTCTGCCGCCCCTCCGGTGGCGCCACCCACGAGCGTCGTGGGGTCCGAGCCGTCGGCGGGTTCCGTCGCCCAAGGCACCGTCGCTCCGGGCACCGGTACCGCCCTCTCGGCCGCGGCGATCTTCACCCCGGCCGCGGCGACGGATCCGGAGATCCTGGTGCGGACGCCTGTCTACGAGGTGCGCCTCGCCACCGCCGGCGGCGTGATCACCGGCTTGCGCCTCCAGCAGTTCGACCTGGCCAACGATGGGAAGGTGGATCTCATTCCCGCCGCCCTCGCCGGCCCGGGTCGCAGCGCCCTCGGCCTCCGCCTCGACACGCCCAGCGGGCCGATCGATCTCACCCGGTCACGCTTCGAAGTCACGACCCCGCTCCCAACGACCGGGGTGTTCGAAGTGGCGGCAGGGGGCGCGCCGCTCCGGCTCACCTTGCGCTGCGCCGCCCTCGATGGCGGCGCCATTCTCGAGCACTGGAGCTTCGATCCGGCGAAATACGACATCGGCTTCGAGCTGGAGCTCGAGCGCGGCCCCGGCATCCCCGAGGTGAGCAGCTACACGCTGCAATGGACGAGCGGTCTCGCCAGCACCGAGGTGAACCACAAGGACGACTGGGCCTCCTTCAAGGTGACCGCGCGCGTCGACGACCAGGTGCACAAGCATGGCTTAGCGGGGATGTTCGGCGGTGGCGGGGGCGAGAAGGTGACGAGCTATACCGGGCGGGTCGACTGGGTCGGCGCGCAGACGAAATACTTCACCGTGGCCTTGCTGCCGCAGACCCAGGAAGGCGGCACGCTCACGCTGCGCACCGATGCCCGCGCCCACTGGCACGGGTTCGAGCTGACGAATCCGGTGGCGTGGAAGAAAGGGCCGCGGGAGATCTACACCCTGTATGCCGGGCCGATCGACGTGGATTTGCTCTCGGACCACGGGCGCAGTCTCGAGTCGATCGTCGACCTGGGCTGGACCTGGGTGCGCCCGATCTCGAAGCTCATCCTCGGGGGGATGAACTTCGTCCACAAGTTCGTCCCGAACTACGGCGTGGTCATCCTCATGCTCTCCACCTTGACCCAGCTGCTCTTCTGGCCCCTGACGGAGAAATCCTTCAAGTCCATGCGCAAGATGCAGAACCTGCAGCCCGTGGTGCAGGAGATGAAACGGCGCTACAAGGACGATCCGCAGGAGATGAACCGCCAGATGATGGCGCTCTGGCGCCAGGAAGGTGTGAACCCCATGGGCGGGTGCATGCCCATGCTGGTGCAGATGCCGGTGCTCTTCGCTCTCTACAGCGCGCTGCGCAGCGCCGTCGACCTGCGCGGGGCGCCGTTCCTGCTGTGGATCGACAACCTGGCGGCGCCGGACGTCCTCTTCCACCTCCCCTTCCCGATTCCCGGGCTGGGGCGCGAGGTGTGTCTCCTGCCGTTGCTCATGGGCGCAGCCATGGTGTGGCGCTCCGCCATCAGCCCCACCATGCCCGGCGCCACGGGGGCGGCGGCGCAGCAGCAGGTGATCATGAAGTGGGCCATGCCGGTGGTCATGATCTTCATCTTCTACAAGATGCCTTCCGGCCTGGTTCTCTACTGGCTGGTGAACTCCCTACTGGGTGTGTGGCAACAAACGTCCATCAATCGCAAGTTCGCGCCGGCCGTGACGGCCGTCGCTCCGGCGGCTTCCGCGACGCAAGGGGGCAAGGAGCATGCAGCAACGAGTCGAGGTGACGGGGGCCAGCGTGGACGAGGCGCTGGAGAAAGCTCTGGCCGCGTTGGGGGCAAGGCGCGCTGA
- the dnaN gene encoding DNA polymerase III subunit beta → MKIVADQAKLSQKMQAVGAVVPAKTTLTALSNVLLQAEGEQLRLTATDLDLSLTTSMPAKVEQPGALCIQARRAGEIVRALPPGEVKIGGRPDAVRIQCGKSDFKIHGADPDEYPKVVDRMKEKGFSMPGKMLSRMIDRVIHAVSQDLSRVALTGVLWEFDKTTFSMVATDGSRLSKATVPEKLSAGTVREVIVPGKALQQLQRLMPDDGEVKVSVSENYIGFDLGDTFLHSRLLEGPFPNYRPVIPTNNKHKLTVEREGLTQATRRVAILSNTLTHQIKMALRSDAIALSVSTPDLGEAQEDVVAAYKGPEMDIGFNANFLLDILKCVDSADVEFALDRADTAAMVLPAAGKDGEEFFCLLMPLRLAD, encoded by the coding sequence GTGAAGATCGTGGCGGACCAGGCGAAGCTGAGTCAGAAGATGCAAGCGGTGGGCGCCGTGGTCCCGGCCAAGACCACGTTGACTGCCCTTTCCAATGTCCTCTTGCAAGCCGAGGGCGAGCAGTTGCGGCTCACTGCCACCGACCTCGATCTGTCCTTGACGACCAGCATGCCCGCCAAGGTGGAGCAGCCCGGAGCGCTTTGCATCCAAGCCCGTCGGGCGGGCGAGATCGTCCGGGCCCTGCCCCCGGGAGAAGTGAAGATCGGTGGCAGGCCGGATGCGGTGCGCATCCAGTGCGGTAAGAGCGATTTCAAGATCCACGGCGCCGACCCGGACGAGTATCCGAAAGTGGTGGATCGCATGAAGGAGAAAGGATTCTCCATGCCCGGCAAGATGCTCAGCCGGATGATCGACCGGGTGATCCACGCGGTGTCCCAGGATCTCAGCCGTGTCGCCCTCACCGGGGTGCTCTGGGAGTTCGACAAGACCACGTTCTCCATGGTGGCCACCGACGGCAGCCGGCTCTCGAAAGCCACGGTGCCGGAGAAGCTCAGCGCGGGCACGGTGCGCGAGGTCATCGTACCCGGCAAGGCCCTGCAGCAGCTGCAGCGCCTGATGCCGGACGACGGCGAAGTGAAGGTGAGCGTGAGCGAGAACTACATTGGCTTCGACCTGGGTGATACCTTCCTGCACTCGCGGCTGCTCGAGGGGCCCTTCCCGAACTACCGGCCGGTGATCCCGACCAACAACAAGCACAAGCTCACGGTGGAACGGGAGGGCTTGACCCAGGCCACGCGCCGCGTGGCGATCCTGTCCAACACGCTAACGCACCAGATCAAGATGGCGCTCCGCAGCGACGCGATCGCCCTCAGTGTTTCCACCCCGGATCTCGGGGAAGCCCAGGAAGACGTGGTCGCTGCCTACAAAGGCCCGGAGATGGACATCGGCTTCAACGCCAACTTCCTCCTGGACATCCTCAAGTGCGTCGATTCAGCCGACGTGGAGTTCGCCCTCGATCGGGCCGATACGGCGGCGATGGTTCTGCCGGCGGCGGGGAAGGACGGCGAGGAGTTCTTCTGCCTGCTGATGCCGCTCCGCCTCGCAGACTGA
- the yidD gene encoding membrane protein insertion efficiency factor YidD, which produces MSQVALFLLRVYKLVLSPCLPTVCMYSPSCADFAAEAYRRHGFGRGTRLTAARLCRCWPWAHGGYDPVP; this is translated from the coding sequence GTGAGCCAGGTCGCGCTGTTCCTGCTCCGCGTCTACAAGCTGGTTTTGTCACCGTGTCTTCCCACGGTGTGCATGTACTCGCCGAGCTGCGCCGATTTCGCCGCGGAAGCCTACAGGCGTCACGGCTTCGGGCGCGGGACCCGGTTGACGGCGGCACGTTTGTGCCGCTGCTGGCCTTGGGCTCACGGTGGGTACGATCCCGTTCCATGA
- the rnpA gene encoding ribonuclease P protein component, with amino-acid sequence MAWPTLKNRKQFDLVYSQGRKRASKTLVVFHLDSALDRRVAYVASRIVGGAVQRNRAKRLLREAFRQVQEARPLPLGWFVLVARAHILQEKSATVARDLAAVLEGLAAARSDAVQRPAPGMSGKEAPS; translated from the coding sequence ATGGCGTGGCCGACACTGAAGAATCGCAAACAGTTCGACCTCGTCTACTCGCAGGGTCGCAAGCGAGCAAGCAAGACGCTCGTGGTTTTCCACCTGGACAGCGCTCTCGATCGGCGGGTCGCCTACGTCGCGAGCCGCATCGTCGGGGGAGCAGTGCAGCGGAACCGGGCCAAGCGTCTGCTGCGCGAAGCCTTCCGGCAAGTCCAGGAAGCCCGTCCTCTGCCTTTGGGCTGGTTCGTTCTGGTGGCACGCGCGCACATTCTCCAGGAGAAGAGCGCTACGGTGGCGCGGGATTTGGCTGCGGTGCTCGAAGGGCTGGCGGCCGCGAGGTCCGACGCGGTGCAGCGGCCTGCGCCAGGGATGTCGGGGAAAGAGGCGCCGTCGTGA